The sequence tgCCAGCGGGTCCTTGActagcgccgagacggcgcccgGAGGGCACCTCTGGCATTCGTACGCGATGTGTGGGAGCGTTGGTGCGTCTTCACACCAAGGGCATTTGTTTTCACGTCTGTCGGAAGTCCTCGATAGGGCCACGGTAAACACCATCGCCCCAGTGTCGCTTGTCCAGCAGAGCGAATGCATTGGCCGGGAATATACTATATTACCTCCTGGCGGCGATCGTAACCGGCGACGCGTCGTAAGGGACGACGGCGGTTACTGTTTGTTCCTGCGCAGAACTAAGAGATACGCCCGTAGCCATTCGCGACGCACTCTGCGCGTCGTCGCAGTCCACCACCCCGAGTTTGACCAGCATGCAATAAACCTGTTCGTTGTTTTCGTTGTCGCCTCAATAACTGGCGCGCAGACCCACGAGGCGAATGGGCCACACTGTAGTTAATAGGGacggcacataaaaaaaaaacgactaaaCGGAACAAGACTCAGCGAAGAAACATGAAACCTGTTTGGCCACAGCCATGGGCGACGTCGTCGTCGACGCGGAAAAGGCGGACGTTGATGGAAGTGCGGTTGCTCGGCATTGATGAAAAGGCCGGCCACTCCATACGTACATACCATGTCGTTCGCGTTTTTCTTCGGGGACGCGTGTAGTAGGGAAATATAtaggaatgaaagagaaagaaaagaaagcgaggaAGGAATAAACATTCCTTGCTTCCTCGGCCGTTGCGAAGAAATCACAATAAAAGTTGATGTAGTCGGTACATGCACGAACAACGAAAGCCAAAATGAGAAATGGAAAAGTGAGAGcagagaaaaacgaaagaaaaatattGCGGGCCGATTTCCCTAAGGGAGCTGTAACAGTGTGCGTAGAATTTTCATGGAGTGATGCAGAGCAGGGGTGTCAAACATACGGCCCGCGGCCCGCGCCAGCCCGTAGACTACTGTCTTCGTcctacatatatatgtatatatattttttctttcttttctaacaAGTATGTTCGTgggctacacagacgtgactgatctcactcacctttttttttttttttgctgaggcaGCCCATGCTGTCAACATGTGTTATAACCGTgggacaaaaactctatatttcagaaccgGCGTcgagatttcagtcattctgcagatcagCATGGATACGGAGGTTGTTTTTCGAAACCAGACGTCAGATCCCCTTGAGagatcacacacacgcacgcacacgcacgcacgcacacgcacgcacgcacgcacgcacgcaagcacacacacacacacacacacacacacacacacacacacacacacacacacacacacacacacacacacacacacacacacacacacacacacacacacacacacacacacacacacacacacacacttattgcggcaaaacatttttgcttgaAAAAATTGACGAtcgcggcgccccctcgaagttcgcttgtatttgttaaactttGCCAAATAGAAAAACGTGtctaaaatctacttttgtgtgttgagctttgaaactgcgcttgcgctaccACAGCGGTTCTGGTTAGTTGTACTATTTATTCATTCCGAAATATTTGCGTTTCActactacaaaaatcttcaaagttcgtgatttttcttTGAGCTATCTCAAACTCTCCCTAACCATTTTTTAGTAATAGTACGATCTTAAGGAgagtgtacttcgatttaaggaAAGTGTACTTTAGTACAAAGATGTTTAGGGGTGAAAAaaacttcaaatcttcccgaaaagaaaaattgtgaaattagagaataTGCGACTTGTCGCATGTTTTACCGTATTTTTTAGACTGATGCGTTCCAAGTAGAAATCCTTGTAATGCGGCATTTGatgtttgatagaagacttcatcgctAAGTAATGACGAAAGTCTAATCAAAgcttttgttttaaggaagagaacatatattttttaatttggccctccgaacgcgccctgcgTTTCTGTTTGTTGCCACTTCACCGCAAAGCACGTGCTCTCCCCTGCAGCCGATACTCGTCACAGGCGGCGGCAAAATGCGAGATGTCAGTGGCTCGCGAGTGCTCGAAAGTGTTGTCTCGTTGATGTCAGGgctacgagtaatgaattcgcgttacaatgtgagcttgcttggcggtcccaatgggaagtatggacgcccgagagcagcctgtggtatcgttggcacattgtgctgaAGGGCCGTCTAGAGAACGCGTATATCGAGCAAAAagagtgtatacaatgtgcattatttctttcagtacgTGTATGCTAGTTGCGCAAATGGCCCTGCAGCGAAATAGCGCGAAGAATGAAATACAGCGGGCGCACACGCAGATTCTGAAAAGAAACCGGCGGTCAAGTACCGTTGCTACAAATCGTTCGCCGCTCGGGCGGTCAGTAGGTATATGGTCTGCCAttctagacctgtcggtccccacgtgggaacaGCCGGGTGGGCGCTGGGGGACGCTCTTCGCCACGTCTGCAACGGACCACAATaaatttgttctctctctctctctctctcacgtggcCTTGCAGTGTGGCAAGAGTCAGGCTCGCTGGGGAGGGGAGGGCTGCGCCTCCCCTTCGTCACTCGACGGCTTTGTCGTCCACCTCAGTAATTCCGACTCactccgctttttttttctatgacgTCCGTGGCTTTTCATTCCACCAAAATGAAAACTATATATATTTATCGAGTGTCCATAAACTCACCGATCAGCATGCACGTGCGGACTCGGGAATACGCATATCCGTATGTCCGACCACATCAGGTGATTTCGCCCACACCTATTCCTCAACCGCGCATGCACTCGCGGTCAGCAGAAGCGATTCCATCGGATGCTGTTGAAATCGGTCACGCGACCACGGACACCGCAAGCAGCCTACCGAAGAGAGCATCGCAAAAGTTTGTCATAAATTTCCACGGCAAAAATACTGGCGCTGTAATCCAGCCCGAAACGATACGGGCATCAGAAGTTCATAACTGACTGAGACATATTAGCGCTAGGAATAAAACGACGAACACAAAGAAGTTGCGTCGCGTGTGCGGAGAAAATCAAAGGGCGCGATGATCGCACCCGCTCGTCACCCGATCGAGACAAATGAAAGGTCTAACGAAACGCACGTTGCATGTTGTGACAAAATAAATGCGAAATGAACGAATTCGTTTCGGTGGGCAAAGAAGATGACACATTGAAAACGAGTGCCATCAGGAAACACAGCTCAAGGGCGGCCGCTTGAAGAGCCGGACGGCAGCGACGTCATGCTGGAGGTCACCCTGACGGAGTACTGCTCGGGCAGCCGGTCGTCGTTGAGCGACCGCTGCCTTCGAGGCGTCCTCCACTTGTGGGGTCCCTTGGGCAGAGGCACCAGCGAGTCCTGCATGGAGCGCCGTCGGTGATCCGCAGTATTCAGGCTCATCCGGCGCGTCGGGTAGACGGGCACCGGAACGGTGGGCAGCACCACGACGCTGGGCGCGCACTCCACGGGTCCCGACGCGGACACGACGCCGGGGAAAGGCAGGTACTCGGTAGCCACGGCCGCCAGTGCCATGACGATGGCCATCACGTACACGACGATGTCGCGACGATGCTGAGGCGCCCACCGGAACAGCACCTGACGGTTCATCATATGCAGCCTTTATTGAGGAAGTCATTGTATACCCTAGGTCAGATGGAGGTGCTGGTTACAGTGGGGTCTTTTATAAATCAAGCGCGGCCTTCTTTGCAAACATGAGTTGCTTTGTGCAGTCGCAATTCACCGTACTGAATCACAAAGAACAAGGATAAGAGCCTGCGTTGAGTGTATGTTTCTCTGTCCATATTTTTCAAACAGCCCTCCAATACGACCTAAGGATACCAAAGCGATGAACGTTTTAGTGTGCATAATCTACACCAAAGACAAGGAGAATGAAACGAACAAGCGCTATACTTGTACTCTCCTTGCATCTCCTTGTCATTGGGGTAGATTCTTCGATGTGAAGTTCATGGCTATGGATTAACATCTAGCCCGAACCTTTGCTAAGACTACCGACCTCGCCCAGCGATCCGGTGAGCCGGCCGAGCGCGAAGCTCGAACACAGGCCGGTGCAGCGGGCGCTCACCGGGTACTGGCGGACGGCGACCACGAAGGCGAGCACGACGACCAGGttgccgagcatgcgcagtgcgaCGATGAGAACGACGCTCGTGTCGTGCAGCTGGTATCCGTACGCAGCAGCCAGCGCGAGGGCCAGTAGGCTGAACGCGAGCCCCACCGTCACGTGCGAGCGCCTGACGCCATAGCGGACGCAGCAGGCGTACGCCGCGCCGTACATGGGCAGCATGCACACGACGCCCGCGGCGGCGAACGCGCTCTTCACCGGCACGATGTCGTTCAGGTTCACCTGCAGCAAAAGAAACAGTCCTCTTTGCGAAGGCGTACGCAAGAGCGGAGGCAGGGAAGGCTCCCCCTAATCATCTCTAGggaggcgccaagtctgccccaacTTTTACTCAGACGTAGCTATCCCGTTAttaagaaaggggaaatagacagccacccgtttgtagcacgaagccacaaggaaatccatacggatttctcagaaataaagcctcttagtcgccgaccAGGACCAGGACGAATCTTAGAcaccggaccaggacgaatttttcggcaactaagaggctttatttctgagaaatccgtatggatttccttgtggcttcgtgctacaaacgggtggttgtctatttcccctttcttaacccttacgccaccttgcgggattccgcagaactgatttgcaatatgctATCCCGTTATTCTTTAATGTTCAAGGTCACGGCCGTGTAGGTTTTCGACAATAATTCTCGCCGAGGACCACCGATGCTGCATTCCAATTGAGCTATTTACTACCCATTTTCACCCATGGAAAtctggggaccaaaggcaggccgctgtgggaagcatgtcatcgcttcgttttcattttttgccTCCACTGCGAAACCCTTTTTTTCGAAAACGACCAACGATCGGTCGGTCGCGCATCCTATCTTGCCTGGGATTAGCAGACGGCGCATACATTTGTAAGTGCCGTGTTCCGATCCCTTAGTTTGCGTTGAAGGGACAGACAGCACGGAAGTCCTTTCGCTCGCCGCAGCGACCGCGTTTTATAACGCCGGAGTTTTGTTTGTGTTACGCCAGCTCTTACGCTAAAggggttagctgctagccttacttcgtataacgttccGACATGTTGCcaccgcattcactgcttcgtccatgcggtgaaactgacttccTTTAACGatattagacagttttagttgagcgtccgcaaaagctctgcggacgcagcctgccattggGAATGGCTAGCAGGCTGCGTCCGTAGAGCCGCTGGggacgcccaactaaagctgtctatTAATGCTTAGCCCGTGCGGAACTTTAGCCTCCTCCAACGGGGTCATTCAACCTCGTCTCTCATTAAAGCAGGAATTTCAAAATCACcttagctagcgggccgcagtcacgaaatttagtcccgcctGGGCCGGGCCGGGACGTTGCCATTAAAGGTATCTTGCATATCTAATACACGGTCATTTGTGAAGATATTTGACATCAGGATTAAAGAAGAATACTTATACCAATCTCCGGAATGACTATaacctggacgccgattctgaaatgtagtcTTTGTTCCACGGTTTTGTTTCAACACAAGGTGACCACATAGGGTTCCTCactaaagaaatgcttgagaccagtagCGTCGGCGTAGtgtacccgaacaaagcgttattaattgcTATAGacagaaaataatgcgagtgccTTTTAGCAAAGTCACAGAACTTCATTCACAAAGTCATAAAAAAATATGACACGAAGACAGACATGTAGCATATGATCGTATACAGATGTCTCCCCTGCAATAACGCctttgaggcaacgcaggtatcctgtaaataaataaataaatgtgcggGCCGCGCTGCTTGCGAAAGGACCGCGGGCTGCGTGCTCGAGACCCCTGCATTcactaataataactgttggggctttacgtctcaaaaaccacgataatattatgagggacgccgtagtggagggctccggaagtttcgaccatctgtggttctttaacgtgcacctaaatctgtaaGTACATTTCTGCccctatcgaaaatgcggccgccgcggtcgggattcaatcccgcgacctttgtgccagcagtcgagcaccttaaccactagaccaccgtggcgggtccctgCATTCGCTATCCTCCATCAGATAGAACAAGGATCAGCGCATGTGTTGCATCTTTGTCTTTGTCCATGTTTTCTTAAGTTTTGCGCTGCTCTTCTCAAGATCATGAGCAACCAactggccaggcccgtagccaggggggggacaGGGGCCTAGGGGCCcgctcacctcccccccccccgaaattttggtgaagtaggtgtttttaccaaaaataaataatgaaaataggtgcttttctcaAATAGCCATGGTTTTCAGTAAGTccccgcccccccgaaaaaaattcctggctacgggcctgcaactGGCCCTACCGGTGTTCGAGACCCTTGCATTAAGGCGTCGCACCTGATTGAAGGCGAAGCTGGTGGCGGCCCAGATGTACGAGATCAGCGCGTGGCTGCTCCTCACTTCCGGTGCGAAGATGGCGAGCGGGCTGTGGTCGAACAGCGGCAGCGGCATCTCGCTGTCGCGCCGACGAGACTCGCGCGCGAACCACGCGCGGCACTCGTCGAGCGGGACGCCGTTGATGCGGGCGGCTTGCAGGGCCACGGCCTCGGCCTCGCGCGCGTTCCAGTTGCGCATGAGCCACGCGGGCGACTCGCTGCCAACGCTGCAGTAGACCAGCGCCAGCGCCGACGTGGGCGCCATTAGAGCCAGGTGCAGGGCCTCCCAGCCCAGCCGCAGCCGCGACAGAACCAGCATCGTCGCCGGCAGGGCCATGGACGCGCCGGCCATGGCCACGAAGCAGTAGCGGTCGCGACGCGCCGGAGTCGACACCTGCGCCGACAAAGAGAATGAAGCTCTGTCAGATAACTCGCTAATGCGTTGAGTTGAGCTAGTTTGCACTGACTTAATGCATCCATTCTTCAAGCGAATTCGTACTATAGACTACGCAGAACCACACCACCTCTAGCGGATGTCCTGTGTCATTCTGTGTAGTCTGTAGTGGGTGTTCAGTAGAATAATGGATGCATTCTGGCCGATCCCAAGCATAGTAGgaattgttttaggggcgaagcaccttagggtctcggcttgtcggcggtgcgtCGTCGCCTGCTGTCGCcacgtgcatcgtcgtgaccgaTTTGCTTGCGCGTATCGTCATGTCCtgttcatttgcttgagcgcaagagagggcgccaccacctcagcgctcgccgtgtggcgagagagcgaacggcgtgcgttgaatatggaaacgctctttctgcgatgaacgctgaactaccagctcccgaggaacgagaacgcaccctcgcccgcgagagacaacgccgacgcaggcagcgtctgctagcgaatttctcgaaaaaaccgactgctcgcgctgcaaaaccgttcaccggccaccccgtgtATATAGGCACTGGGTCTTGACCTgccatgtagtgccggtgggagatgatcatgtgcgtagttgaacaataaagattcgaagcgtgcacgttaactaaaagcggactgcgggtctgtgTGTCtagtctttcttctgtctctcattgctcattggcagtgattttgctgtgggaaacaccggcgcacactgcatgcttcgcccctccccaattttttctttAGTACGTAAGACAGCGTTTGTCTGTTGCATTAAAATTGCAAACTGTAAAAACGGTATATTTTTCTCTCGTTTAACACCCGCAAGGTATCTTATACAATTTTCAATGTACTattgccgttcctgggtcgatatggACTGCGAATCACGAGTGGCGCATACTAACATATTACGCGCTCTGGAATGCGGGCAAGCGTCACACGTGACTGGAATAAAGGGTTTCATCATGTACAAGACAGgcatgtcacgttattcatgtaacgACCTGTTAATCATGTTCGACACTCATGTCCTACTATGGTAATTTTGGTATGTGTCATGTTAAAGGGGTCGTCAACCATCCCTCGTGTGCTTGAAGAGAAGACaccctgcggatagcagacactgctatgaacatgtCAACCAAATCTTCCAGTCATGCGGGGCAATGAGAGTAGGAGCGCGATGTTGCccttttctcaggcgccctcttacCCTCTTTTCTTACCTCCTGTAGTCACTCTCCTCGGAGCTTCCGGCGCCATCTGtatgacgtcgaacagcagatagcattCTACTGGCCGGCGTTTGTTTCAGATGCCCTTCTTGCTATGGGGTAAGGCCATATGCCGGCACCGCGCTCCATAGTCTCGCGCGCAGAAATCACAaagggagagagcgatcgcgtttcctCACACGCGCTCAAGGTCACGATGCGcgctgaccaggggcgtagccaaggggggggttgggggggttcaaaccccccccgaaaattttcagttttgcttgcgtatataggcacgcacacatacaaacgcacacacgaacatacataaagtatggttgaaccccccccgaaaaaaatttctggctacgcccctggcgctgacgtaacttctttcccagtgtagcttccagcgcgccgTAGGGACGAGAGCCTGAACCattaactccgctcgttcttgacagatTTCGACACCTCTTTATGCATTatcatgcgtgtgtttgtatgtgtgcgcgtatacacATACCGAACCACCCTCCTGGCCACGCCAATGCGCCCCAAGGCCTCGCTCACCTCGTAGAGTACCACGTACAGGACGAGCCAGAAGGCGTTGCTGGTGGTGGACACGACGATGCGCAGCCCCACGAACAGCAGGTACGAGTTGGCCAGGCTGGTGGCGAAGCCGGCCGCCATGAGCGCGGCCAGCGAGACGTGCATGACGACGCGGCGGCCGATGCGGTCCGCAGCGGCACCGGCCAGTGGCAGGGACACGGCGCATGCGGCCATGTACACCAGCACGGCCAGCTCGATGAGCCAGCGCCGGTCGCACACCAGGCGCCACTCGCTGACGATGTTGTTGCCGTAGCGCTCGGTGTCGAAGTCCCACGCCTCGCAGGGCACCACGCGGGCACGCGAGCCGCCGTCCGGGGGTTCGAACCGCGTGCACCGGCTGTGGCTTCCGTCGGCTTCGAGCGGGGTGCTCACTCGGCGCCACTCAGCGACGCTCATGTTGGCGAACGCGGCCGGCGGTCGGCACCAGTGGTCCATGACGCGCGTGGTCAGACGGAAGCTCACCAGGTGCAGCAGGAAGGCCGTGCCGGCAAGCGTCGAGGCTATCGTCACCATCACCTGCACGGCGTCAACGAAGGTTCGTTTCGTGAAGAGGCACGGGCACTTTACGACGATCCCGC comes from Rhipicephalus sanguineus isolate Rsan-2018 chromosome 7, BIME_Rsan_1.4, whole genome shotgun sequence and encodes:
- the LOC119398741 gene encoding solute carrier family 22 member 7 encodes the protein MEASSRTIAAASSVGSGRPLLPAATADTQTQRRPAPDEQATEEGIPMGEGRFQVMVTIASTLAGTAFLLHLVSFRLTTRVMDHWCRPPAAFANMSVAEWRRVSTPLEADGSHSRCTRFEPPDGGSRARVVPCEAWDFDTERYGNNIVSEWRLVCDRRWLIELAVLVYMAACAVSLPLAGAAADRIGRRVVMHVSLAALMAAGFATSLANSYLLFVGLRIVVSTTSNAFWLVLYVVLYEVSTPARRDRYCFVAMAGASMALPATMLVLSRLRLGWEALHLALMAPTSALALVYCSVGSESPAWLMRNWNAREAEAVALQAARINGVPLDECRAWFARESRRRDSEMPLPLFDHSPLAIFAPEVRSSHALISYIWAATSFAFNQVNLNDIVPVKSAFAAAGVVCMLPMYGAAYACCVRYGVRRSHVTVGLAFSLLALALAAAYGYQLHDTSVVLIVALRMLGNLVVVLAFVVAVRQYPVSARCTGLCSSFALGRLTGSLGEVLFRWAPQHRRDIVVYVMAIVMALAAVATEYLPFPGVVSASGPVECAPSVVVLPTVPVPVYPTRRMSLNTADHRRRSMQDSLVPLPKGPHKWRTPRRQRSLNDDRLPEQYSVRVTSSMTSLPSGSSSGRP